TTCGCATACATTTCGGGAACCCTACCGTTTCAACGAGAAGTGGCGGTTACGTTATCATGTGAAGGAGCCTATAAATACTGATATTTCCAAAGAAGACTCCCTCTGACGCAGGTTGTGCTGCGTTAAAGGGAGTCTTCTCGTAATGTTCTATAATCGTGAGGATGCCTTATTGAATATGCTCTTCCTCAAGGCCCAGCTTACTATACATCTCTGTGCAATAGCCCTGCAGCTTAATCTCCAGCCGGCTTGCCTTGTTCTTGAAGCGTTTCAGTTCACGGATCATATGGGCCCGGCCGGCTGGGGTGAAGGTCTCTTGAATCCGTTCCTTGAAGTAATCATGGACAATATGATTGCGTTCCTTCCATACGGCCTGCAATTGACTGGTCTCTTCCTCAGAGAAGGGGAAGTGATGCTGGATTTCTTTGATGAGTTGGCCGAGTGAATTGCTAAGCTTGCGTTGATACAACTCTGCGATTTCGGCATCGGTTGGAGTCTTGCCCTGCGACAGCTTCGTCAGCAGCAGCAGATTCGTCAATTGCTGCTCCAGCGCCTGGCAATAGTACACAGCCAGCCCGAAATAAGCAAATAGCTCTTTGGATTGTTCACTCTCCGGTAGTTGTGTATCCTTCATCGTTCCTCCCATCCTTAATCTGATCATATTTGAGTTTATATTGTTCTGTTATAGTCCATGCGGCCGGAACGGTAAATGTAGAATCCGGCAAGCAATATTATGTACGCCAACGCGTGGGCATAGGCTCCTAGCACGGAGGACACCGGCAGAGTCTCTGCGTTCATCATTCGGTCCATGACCGGAAATACCGGCGGCAGGAGAATGGACACCATCGGTCCAGGCACTACTTCAGACACTTTACCGGCGCTTATAGATAAAATGAGGAGGATCAGCATCATTCCGGCGGCATAACTAGCTCTAGGTACCCACGAGGATTGCAGGTAAAGGGAGAGAGTGATCCCTAATAGCCCCATGAGCGCATGTCCGGCCAAAGCAAGCAAGATCCGCTGAAGTCCGGCAGGTTCTTGGAAGCTTCCGGAAAGCACGGGATAGATCACAATAACTACATCCAGCAGCAGCGTAAGCAGGACCATTGTAAGCAGACCCCCGATACTGTAGCGGCGGGCACTGCGGAGCTGGACGATAACCACCTGCTTCTGCACCGCCTGCTCATGGTTAAGGAAGCTTAGACCGAGCCACGCACAGGCAATGAATAGAAAGACCGCCGTTGCCGAGTAGCTGCTCATGACCGGGTTAGGCTTATAGGAATACAGGATTAATACTGCTATAATAATGCCGGCAACCGGTCCGAAGAAGCGCTGGGAGACCGTATAACTGTGCAGAAAATAACGAATTAGCCCCTTCATCCGCGTCCACTCCCGATCTGATCCTTGGGGTCCATCCACTCCGTCAGGTCGTTTAATCCTCCGAGATGCCTCACTGAAACTATGGAACCGCCTGCTGTAAGAATCTGCTGCAGGCAAGTATCTGACATCTTCTGATCGACAGTCAAGCCTGTACAAGCTGTACCGGCGTAGTCCGGCGACGGCTCCACATGAATGACTCCCGGCAGGGTCTCCAGAGCCTGCTGGGCTTGTCCCGGCAATACCGTATAGACGATATTCACTACTGGAGCACTTTTCAGATTCTCCGCTCCTTGAATTGTCCGGATGTTCTGCCCTTCATGTAATACATACACTGTATTTGCCAATGCTTCGATGATCTGCGGCTCATGAACGGACAAGACGAGCGCCGTCCCCTCCGCCTTCAGCTCCTGCAGCACATCTATAAGCCTAGCTTGTGCCGGCAGATCCAGGCCTGACATAGGCTCGTCAAGCAGCAACAGCTGCGGCCGGGTCAGCAGGCTCTGAATCAGATTAACCTTCTGTAGCATTCCCTTGGAAAAGCCTGCAAGCTTGCGGTTATGGGAGGATTCGAGACTGAACAACTGCAATAGTTCGCTTATCCGGGACGCTGAAGCCGCCTCGGAGAGTCCGGCAATCCGGCTCATGCAGCGCAGATAGTCTTCGGCCGTCAGCTTCAAGCCGGGAAACGCTTCAGGTGCATAGCCCGTGATCAGCCTCCGACGGTCACAGGTTAGAACACCTGAGGACAGCTTCAGCAGTCCCGCGAGTATGGACAGCAGCGTACTCTTGCCAGACCCGTTGCGGCCGATCAGAGCCGTAGCTGTGCCGGGAAGGATTGTCATCGATATCTCAGTCAGAACCGCACGGCCCCCATACTGCTTGCTCCCCTGGGTAAGTGTAATTAGCGGTGATGCATTCGTGGCTTCCAGGCCTCCTTCAACTAGTGCATGCCTATGGGCCGCACCGAACAGCAGCCTGGTTATTCTCTTATGTAACATTCGCCGGAATGCCTTTATTCTCCTTTTTTTAATTCTGCCAAATCATGAATTACACATCGAAAAAACCAGGATCGTGCAGAATGAATCCGCAGCCGTCCTGGTTTCTGTTAAGGTTCAGATTCAGTATATGGACATCCTAAAAGGTTAGGTCAGGCGTAGACTTCAACAGCTTCACTGACCCTTCTGCAGGCCTCGGCTGCGTTACGGCAGGTATCAATACAATCCTGACAATGGTTATGCTGATGTCTGCTGCTTGTATCGGCACAGCGGTCACAGATATCTGCGCATAGCTTGAGGATTTCTGCCACGAATGGGCTTCTGCGTGTCATTGCCTGGATGGCGAAGGAGCAGATGTCTGCGCATTCACGGTCCAGCTGGATACTCTCCCGCAGATCGGCAAGATCATATTCTTTCAGGCTTGAGACATAGCTATAGTTACAGGCGTCCATACATTTAATCAAAGCACTAATGCATTCCTGATATTGTATTCGGGTCATAGCCTTACAACCTCCTGCAATTATTATAGGGTATGCCAATGTATTAACCTGCAAGAATAAGAACGAACCATTCGCGAGGAGCCGCAGCGTTCAGCTACAGGCTTCTTTTGACCGCCGCCGGTCTGGTTAACAGGCGTTTCTCCAGCCGCAGCAGCCCCGTGCGAAGCTCACCGGAGGAGAAATGCTCACCGATGAATACAGCCACATCCGGCACCTCGCCCTGGGGCGTAATTTTCATGAAATCCGCTTCCCTGTAGGCGTACTGAAACAAAAAACGGCTGGAGGTATCGGTAAAAGTTACAATCCCCTTGGCCCGGTACACATCGCGCGGCAGCTCCTTCACAAACCGCTCGAATTCCTCGCTGTTCACAGGATTCTGGAAATAATGCGTGTAGGCCATCACATGATCATGCGAGGAGTGCATCGCTCCCTCAGCTCCGTTGTCCCCCGCTTCCCCGGCGGGACGGTCTTCCATATGAACGGCTCCCACACTGCCGAGCAGCACTTCCGGCTCCAGTTCACAGCGCACTGCCGGCACAATCTCCGCGTAGGCATTCCACTTGCGCAGAACCTCCGAGATCTCTGCAATCTCTGCGGCTTGGATCCGGTCTGTCTTGTTCAGGATGAGGACGGATGCACAGCGGATCTGCTCTTGCATCAGACGGTAGGTAGCCCCTTGCTGAGAGCGGTACAGCTCCAGAAGATGGGCGGCATCAACGACAGTAATCAGCCCCTTCAGCTCCACTTGCTGATACAGTGAAGTCTCCGTAACGGCATCTACAATTTCGAGCGGATTGGCGGCGCCAGTGGCCTCAATGATGACTACATCCGGCGATTCTTTTTTGACCAGTGTGGTCAGCTCGGTGCTTAAATCCCCGCGGCTCGTACAGCAGATACAACCACCCAGCAGCTCTGCCATCGGCACAGACTGCTCGACCAGCAGGCCGTCCAGATTCACTTCACCCAGCTCGTTCATAATTACGGCCGGCCGCAGGCCCTGAAGATTCCAATGATCCAGCAGACGCTGCAGTAACGTGGTCTTGCCGCTGCCGAGAAATCCCGACAAGATATATACTGGTAATGACTGTTCCAAGTTTACTCTCTCCCTGCCTCAATCGGTTATGGTAGCGAGTGTACTACAATGACCGCTTCTGTGCAAGGCGGCATTGCCTATTGAAGCTTACAACAGCTTCCCCCGGAGCTTGTTATTGCCGCTGCCTTGGCCTATCATGGGAAATATAAGCTGCACATCAGATACCTAAAGGAGCTGGTTCGTATATCATCCGCCCAAGAACACCGGAGCGAAGCCCCGGATTCAGTCGCTTGCTACATCATAACGGTCTCGGATACCCGGACCGTGGATACGGACACCGGAGGGCCGCTGATCCAGAGTCTGCTGGAAGCCGCCGGTTATACCGTAACCGGCCGTACCATCGTCAAGGATGATTATGAGGATATCCGGGAACTGGTCTACAAAAGCTCCGTCCATTCCGGCATCGAAGCTGTGCTTCTGACCGGAGGGACCGGCATTTCCCCCCGTGACACCACCTGTGAGGCCGTAGCCTCCCTGCTGGATAAGTCGCTGCCGGGCTTTGGGGAGATTTTCCGGCTGCTCAGCTTCACCGAAGATATCGGCTCTGCCGCTATGCTCAGCCGGGCCATTGCCGGGACGATCGGCAGTACTGCCGTCTTCTCCATGCCCGGCTCCCCCGGTGCGATCAAGCTGGCCATGGAACGGCTGATCCTGCCCGAGCTGCGGCATGTCATGCGCGAGATCTACAAGCGTTCCTGAAGCGAAGCATGGACGGACACCTATTTTTCCGAAAAATAGACGAATGAACAAGCAGGCTCCTGCATAACGCGTATACTGGCATAAGTCCACTGCGAAGGAGCTGAGTGTAATGAGAAATTGTCCGAAGTGTCCTACTGAAACGGTTACAGATCCCACACAGGTTGTATATGAAGATTACTATCATCCCCAGGTGGTCCAGGTGGTCCACCATGTCGAGGTCGTCAGACGCCACCACTGTGTTCCGGTCCCTCACCATATCTACACTTGTTCCGTCCGGGATGAAATGTGCGGTCCTACCGCAATGGTGCGCAGCAGAAGAAGATAGTCTAGTCTGCCTCTCCGGTCTATAATAGTTTATTGCAAAAAGCAAAACCGCCGTCTGCGCGTGAAGGATACGCGCAGCGGCGGTTTTGCCTTTTTCGGGGAGGCTATACGATTGGCGGGTCTGTATGAACGTCTGCATCGGGTACTGTAGCCGCCCAGCGTGTGAAGGTGACCTGAAACCCGGCCCGCGTTGGAGCACACAGGAACGGTCCCGCTTGGCTGCCAGTCTCATACGGGAACCGGGCAACGCGGATGGTCCGCCAGGGATGATTCTCTGTTCGTGCTCTGAGAATTACCGCATCCTTCATCCGCGAAGCCCGGAGGGTAATCACTTCCCCCTTCCACTCGGGAACAGGGGACAACGACCAATCAGAATATCCGTCAGTCACGACTGCGCCGATATGCGGGACACCGTCATTCAGCTCAATACCCGCCTTGATCCATTGCTCACCGCTCTGCCATAACATAATGCCTGCCTGGTCGTACAGCTCCGTGAACCCGTCCAGCGCGAAGCTGATCTCTACCGCCTCTGCCTTATCCCAGGGGGCAAGCAGCGCATGACCGTTGTCATGCTGGAAGCCGTACATCGTCTTTTGCCAGTAATCGCTGGCCTCCGCCGCTTCGACCACAAATTGGCCGTTCGCGTTCCCGCTTGATACCGGTTTATTACTCCATACTCCATCCTGCCATTCTATGAATCTCATTACAGGCTCACCTCTCCTTGCCGTTTGCTCATCAAAGCTAAGTATACCATATCCCAATCCTTGTCAGCTTGCCCGGATGGCTGTTGTGGGGATTAAAATAGCCCGGCAGAGAATCTCTGCCGGGCGGATAGCTACGATTGTTACTATAATGATGTCAGGTTAAGCCTTATAGATCCGGATGCTCATGTTTCGCCTTGAGACGGCTCCAGCGGCGTTGCACTTCACCCTCGAAGCTGTGCAGGGCCGGCTCGTTCTCCGGCTTCAGCAGGTGACGGGTCTTGCCCATTGTCTTCAGCCAGGCGGATACTTCGATCCGTTTGTCCTTGTCTTCCGGATTGTAGGTGATACTAGTAATCCCCTGCTCTACTTCGTAGAGCGGGAAGAAGCAGGATTCGACAGCCAGGGACACGATATCTGTGCCGTCCTTGTCTTCGCTCATCCAGTTCAGCGGACAGGCAATGAGAATCTTGCCGTAGACCAGACCTTCATTTTGCGCGTACCACTGGGCCTTTGCCGCCTTCTTCAGCATATCCTGCGGATAAGCTTCACAGCCAGTGAATACATAAGGAATGTTGGTAGCCGCCATAATCTGCGCGGTATCCTTATGCTGGGTCAGCTTGCCCTGCTGGGTTTTGCCGATGCTTGAAGTGGAAGTCCGGTGTCCCAGCGGTGTCGAATAGGACTGCTGTGCACCTGTATTCATGTATCCTTCATTATCATATTCCACGATGATCATCTTGTGGCCGCGCAGTGCTGCTCCGATGGCTGGTCCCATACCAATATCCATCCCGCCGTCGCCAGTAACCATAACGAACGTGAAGTCTTCCTTCAGCCCCAGCCCGTCAAGCTCGCCTCGGCGTTTACGTTCCCAGAACATCTCAACCACACCGGACAGCGTAGCTGCACCGTTCTGGAACAGATTGTGGATGAACGTCGATTTATGGGAGGAATACGGATAGCCGGTAGTCGTTACCATCGCGCAGCCGGTGTGGTAGAGCGCTACGATATCTCCTTCGATCCCTTTGAAGAACAGCTCCAGCCCGGAGAAAATCCCGCAGCCCGGACATGCGCCGTGCCCTGGAGACAAACGTCTTGGCTTCTTCATCAGCGAGCGGACCGGCGGAACCCGTACACTCAGCTTGCCGGTCTCTTCATTCTGGGTTACCGTAATCAGGCCGGTCTTCAGCTTATCAAAGTCCATCGGCTTCAAAAGGCGCTTCGGCGCATTCTCCAGCGCTCCCGGATTGTGGCCATAGTAATCAAACGGAATCTCAACACGGTCAGCTATTACTGCGTCCATAGCGAGCTGGAAGAAGTGGTGTCCGTCTTCGGCATAGAAGTCTTTACCGCCCAGTCCGTAGATCCGGCTAATCACCTTAGTCGTTGTGTTGCCGTAAGTGAACAGTGCCGCCTTAATCTCGTTCACCATGTTACCGCCGTGTCCGCCAACCGAATCGGCACGGTCACCTACAGTAATGGCATTGACATTCTTCAGCGCTTCGGCAATCTGCTTCTGCGGGAACGGGCGAATCATGTTCGGGGAGATCGCTCCTGCCTTGATTCCCTGGTCACGGAGCTGATCGACTACATCCTTAATGATCTCCGAAGCGGAGTTCATCAGGAAGACAGCGACATCGGCATCCTCCATCCGGTACTGTTCGATCATCTCATAATGGCGTCCGGTCAGTACCGCGAATTCCTGCGCGATCTCTTCGAACACTTCACCGGCGTTGTACATCGCAACGGATTGCTGATAACGGTTGTTGATGTAATCCGGTTCATTCATGTAAGGTCCAACAGTGACCGGATTATTGCGGTCCAGGGTATCGGTGAAGCCTGCAGGCGGTTGTTCGCCAACGAATTTGTGAACATCCTCACGGTGGGCAAAAGCCTGTACCCGGCGCTTCTGGTGCGAAGTGAAGTAACCGTCAGAGGCCACCATCACCGGCAGCCGGACTTTGGCGTGTTCCGCCAGCTTCAGGGCCATCAGGTTCATATCATAGACCGACTGCGGATCACGGCACATCAGGATCGGCCAGCCGGTGTTCAGGGCAAAATACAGATCCGAGTGGTCTCCGTGAATATTCAGCGGTCCTGAGATCGAACGGCAAACCAGATTCATGACCATTGGCATCCGCGTACCTGCTTGTACAGGCAATTGCTCCAGCATGAACATGTACCCTTGAGCGCTCGTTGCGTTGAACACGCGGCCGCCTGCTGTCGAAGCGCCGTAGCAGATCCCTGCGGAGCTATGCTCGCCGTCAGACGGTACCAGCATAATATCGTGCTGGCCGCTGGCCTTCATTGTATCGAGGAACTGGGCCACCTCAGTCGATGGGGAGATCGGGAAATAACCCATGACATGATAGTTAATCTGATGCGCGGCATAGGCCGCCATTTCATTGCCGGACTCGTATAGGAATTTCTGCTCCACCTTGGCGGAGCCTAGTTCTTTTTCATAATCAATAGCCACAATGTATTCCACCTTTCTTCCGGGTTTTAGACTGGAGTTACCAGATCGAACTGATGCTTCACGGCATGGCTGTCCGCATAGCCTTCCTTCTCCCTCATGCTGGATAATGCCGAGGTCGGGCAGGCACCGATGCATTTCAGGCAGCCTTTACAGTACTGGTAGTCAATACCGAGCAGGAACATCTGCGAACGGCCCTTGCGGTCCAGGCGCTCTTCCCACACGAAGCATTGGTCAGGACATACCGTGTCACACTGTGCGCAGTTGATACAGGACTCGATCTCAAATGCCGGAAGCATACCGGAACGGGAGATGCTGAGATTCTTCAGGAAGCTGCTGCCCGGGTTGGTGATCGTACCGCCCATCGGCTGAGTCTCGTAACCAAGAGCCGAGATATCGGAACGGACATATTCCGGCATACGGTCGCCGGCAGCCAGCTCGAACTGCATGAATTTCACTTCATTGTAGCCGCGCTCGAAGGTCGTGATGGCCGACTGGACGGCCTGCGGATATTTTTTGCCGAGGGACTTCTCAATGACGCCCTTCATAATATCCGTATCGAGGAACGGGCAGAGCCGGAATAGTGCCCCCAGCATAGCCATATTGACGCGGTTCTTCTCCTTGAGTGCGATGCTGGTAGCATCGATCACTGCAATCGTGCCGGCCTTCATCTTCAGCAGTTCTCTGAGTTCTTCCGGCGTCTTGGCCGAGTTCACAAGAACGGTGCTGTGTTCATGAATCCCGCTGGTTACATTAACGGTCTTGGCAAGTGCTTCGTGAAATACGCCGACAACATGCGGACGCTCGACCGGTGAAGTATCGCGGATATGGGTATCCATATCACAGAAGCGGATATGAGCCTTAACCGCAGACCCCTTCTTCTCCGAACCGTAGGATGAGAAGCTGACGCCGTTAAGACCTGCGCCGACCACTCCTGCTTCCGCCAGCATTTTACCTGCCAGGTTCGCGCCCAGGCCTCCAATGGATTCCAGACGAATCTCAAAGAATCCCAGCTCATTTACTATTGGCAATTGTACCACCGACATAACCCCTTTCTTAGTACATCCTTTTGACTTTTTCAACGATTGTAACTTGATTTTGCAAGCCGCGAAGTGACATATCTTGCATTTTCCACACTCAGGAAATCACAATTCTTTATAGATTTATGCAGGTTCCTTTATACGCGACAGTGCGGTGTTATCTCAATAGAAGGAAAGCTTCCATGAAAACGACAAAATGTGAAGATTCTGTGTAATTCCGCACTTTCCCAAGCAAACTGTGGATGAGATGTCATCCTTAATTTAGCAATAAAATTAAAAATTAAGATGTTAAAAATATCACAGAAATAATGATATATATCACAGGTGCCTGCTGCCAAAAGAAAGAAACTCCTGTCCATTGAAGGAAGGAGTTTCGTCTTCATTACTATTCCTGCTTAGTAGGCCCACCAATTGCCTGACATGACAATCATCGAGAACAGCTTGAGGCTGTCTTCATAATAGTTCTCTGCCGCGCTGTCAGCCGTATGGCTCCAGAGGGAATTCAGCCAGCTCTGGTTCGCAGATGAGGTCATTGCGCCCACACCGAAGGGGCCGTAAAAGGCACCGCTGTTGTAGCTGCCAAAGGTGGTTCCGTCCAGCTTGTAGCCATCCTTAATATTGCCTGGCGTGCCTCCTGTCTTGGTCTTGATCCAGCTGCTCTGCTGGGTCAGCTGGGATAAGGCGCGATTGTCGCCGGTGAGCAGATAATCGGTAGTGATCCGCCATGGAACCCGGCACGAATTATAGTTGTAATCCCCGTCACGCTGAGATTCCAGGAAATTCGCGGCAGCAGGCTTATACGTATTGTTAGAGTAGACTACGAAGTCAGGAAGCAGACCGGTTGTGGAGCTATAGCCGGTATATAGACTGTTGATTAAGGTGTAGGTCTTATTCGTTACATTCTGCCAGCGGGCATCCCCGGTAGCGGCTTGGAAGGCTTTGAAGTGATTCACCATGAAATCCGAAGGGCGGGTGGCTGTGTTATAGGAGCCGCTGTTCGCCCAGTCTCCGAGGCGGATCGTCCACTGGGACTGATTGATATCATTATTCATGATGGCGTTAATGATATTGGTCGCAGCCTGCAAGTAGTTAACGGTTCCGCTGCTTCCCCATTGCTTGTGGGCGAGCAGCAGGGAGTAGGCAATATCCATGTCGCCGTCTGTAGCCGAATTCTGGCCTTCGACATTCTGGAAGCTGCTGTTCTGTTTCCAGGACATCAGGTACGGATTAATGGAGCTGGGGTGTGCCGTGTAGTAATTATAGAGTCCATTATAGTAGGTCTGCGCATTGCCGTCATAGCCGGCCAGCAGGACGGTGAACAGCATCCCGTAGCCCTGCGCTTCAGATACGGTTTCCCCGTTCGAGTTATACTTCACATAGTATTTTCCGCTGCCGGCCGGCTTGAGGTACGTCCCCTTCCAGGCATCCCATTTGCTCTTGACCGCATTATCCAGTGCAGTTTGACTTACATGATTCGGCTTGATGGTTCCGCTGGTGTAAGTCGTATGCTGCGGGAACGGCTTGTTCACGGCGGCGAATGCAGACCCGGCGGGCAGGATAAAGACGGCCAAACATAGAAGCAGCAGACTTGTCCAGTGCAGCTTGCGCTTACCTTGCTTGTTCATAACTCATTCACTCCTCAACAGTTAGTGGATTGATTCGGTATAGATTTGCTTGTAGCAAAAATCGATCTCTTTCTTCCAATTCTTCCATTTGTAACATATTCAATATATGATTTCAGAGACTTGCTGTCAATG
This genomic interval from Paenibacillus sp. FSL H8-0332 contains the following:
- a CDS encoding GTP-binding protein, encoding MEQSLPVYILSGFLGSGKTTLLQRLLDHWNLQGLRPAVIMNELGEVNLDGLLVEQSVPMAELLGGCICCTSRGDLSTELTTLVKKESPDVVIIEATGAANPLEIVDAVTETSLYQQVELKGLITVVDAAHLLELYRSQQGATYRLMQEQIRCASVLILNKTDRIQAAEIAEISEVLRKWNAYAEIVPAVRCELEPEVLLGSVGAVHMEDRPAGEAGDNGAEGAMHSSHDHVMAYTHYFQNPVNSEEFERFVKELPRDVYRAKGIVTFTDTSSRFLFQYAYREADFMKITPQGEVPDVAVFIGEHFSSGELRTGLLRLEKRLLTRPAAVKRSL
- a CDS encoding molybdenum cofactor biosynthesis protein B; this encodes MSSAQEHRSEAPDSVACYIITVSDTRTVDTDTGGPLIQSLLEAAGYTVTGRTIVKDDYEDIRELVYKSSVHSGIEAVLLTGGTGISPRDTTCEAVASLLDKSLPGFGEIFRLLSFTEDIGSAAMLSRAIAGTIGSTAVFSMPGSPGAIKLAMERLILPELRHVMREIYKRS
- a CDS encoding glycosyl hydrolase family 8 codes for the protein MNKQGKRKLHWTSLLLLCLAVFILPAGSAFAAVNKPFPQHTTYTSGTIKPNHVSQTALDNAVKSKWDAWKGTYLKPAGSGKYYVKYNSNGETVSEAQGYGMLFTVLLAGYDGNAQTYYNGLYNYYTAHPSSINPYLMSWKQNSSFQNVEGQNSATDGDMDIAYSLLLAHKQWGSSGTVNYLQAATNIINAIMNNDINQSQWTIRLGDWANSGSYNTATRPSDFMVNHFKAFQAATGDARWQNVTNKTYTLINSLYTGYSSTTGLLPDFVVYSNNTYKPAAANFLESQRDGDYNYNSCRVPWRITTDYLLTGDNRALSQLTQQSSWIKTKTGGTPGNIKDGYKLDGTTFGSYNSGAFYGPFGVGAMTSSANQSWLNSLWSHTADSAAENYYEDSLKLFSMIVMSGNWWAY
- a CDS encoding thiamine pyrophosphate-dependent enzyme, which translates into the protein MAIDYEKELGSAKVEQKFLYESGNEMAAYAAHQINYHVMGYFPISPSTEVAQFLDTMKASGQHDIMLVPSDGEHSSAGICYGASTAGGRVFNATSAQGYMFMLEQLPVQAGTRMPMVMNLVCRSISGPLNIHGDHSDLYFALNTGWPILMCRDPQSVYDMNLMALKLAEHAKVRLPVMVASDGYFTSHQKRRVQAFAHREDVHKFVGEQPPAGFTDTLDRNNPVTVGPYMNEPDYINNRYQQSVAMYNAGEVFEEIAQEFAVLTGRHYEMIEQYRMEDADVAVFLMNSASEIIKDVVDQLRDQGIKAGAISPNMIRPFPQKQIAEALKNVNAITVGDRADSVGGHGGNMVNEIKAALFTYGNTTTKVISRIYGLGGKDFYAEDGHHFFQLAMDAVIADRVEIPFDYYGHNPGALENAPKRLLKPMDFDKLKTGLITVTQNEETGKLSVRVPPVRSLMKKPRRLSPGHGACPGCGIFSGLELFFKGIEGDIVALYHTGCAMVTTTGYPYSSHKSTFIHNLFQNGAATLSGVVEMFWERKRRGELDGLGLKEDFTFVMVTGDGGMDIGMGPAIGAALRGHKMIIVEYDNEGYMNTGAQQSYSTPLGHRTSTSSIGKTQQGKLTQHKDTAQIMAATNIPYVFTGCEAYPQDMLKKAAKAQWYAQNEGLVYGKILIACPLNWMSEDKDGTDIVSLAVESCFFPLYEVEQGITSITYNPEDKDKRIEVSAWLKTMGKTRHLLKPENEPALHSFEGEVQRRWSRLKAKHEHPDL
- a CDS encoding 2-oxoacid:acceptor oxidoreductase family protein gives rise to the protein MVQLPIVNELGFFEIRLESIGGLGANLAGKMLAEAGVVGAGLNGVSFSSYGSEKKGSAVKAHIRFCDMDTHIRDTSPVERPHVVGVFHEALAKTVNVTSGIHEHSTVLVNSAKTPEELRELLKMKAGTIAVIDATSIALKEKNRVNMAMLGALFRLCPFLDTDIMKGVIEKSLGKKYPQAVQSAITTFERGYNEVKFMQFELAAGDRMPEYVRSDISALGYETQPMGGTITNPGSSFLKNLSISRSGMLPAFEIESCINCAQCDTVCPDQCFVWEERLDRKGRSQMFLLGIDYQYCKGCLKCIGACPTSALSSMREKEGYADSHAVKHQFDLVTPV
- a CDS encoding DUF1349 domain-containing protein — encoded protein: MRFIEWQDGVWSNKPVSSGNANGQFVVEAAEASDYWQKTMYGFQHDNGHALLAPWDKAEAVEISFALDGFTELYDQAGIMLWQSGEQWIKAGIELNDGVPHIGAVVTDGYSDWSLSPVPEWKGEVITLRASRMKDAVILRARTENHPWRTIRVARFPYETGSQAGPFLCAPTRAGFQVTFTRWAATVPDADVHTDPPIV
- a CDS encoding ABC transporter ATP-binding protein, which produces MLHKRITRLLFGAAHRHALVEGGLEATNASPLITLTQGSKQYGGRAVLTEISMTILPGTATALIGRNGSGKSTLLSILAGLLKLSSGVLTCDRRRLITGYAPEAFPGLKLTAEDYLRCMSRIAGLSEAASASRISELLQLFSLESSHNRKLAGFSKGMLQKVNLIQSLLTRPQLLLLDEPMSGLDLPAQARLIDVLQELKAEGTALVLSVHEPQIIEALANTVYVLHEGQNIRTIQGAENLKSAPVVNIVYTVLPGQAQQALETLPGVIHVEPSPDYAGTACTGLTVDQKMSDTCLQQILTAGGSIVSVRHLGGLNDLTEWMDPKDQIGSGRG
- a CDS encoding four-helix bundle copper-binding protein, whose amino-acid sequence is MTRIQYQECISALIKCMDACNYSYVSSLKEYDLADLRESIQLDRECADICSFAIQAMTRRSPFVAEILKLCADICDRCADTSSRHQHNHCQDCIDTCRNAAEACRRVSEAVEVYA